CTCCAGTCCCTTTTTGTTTGATCTATTTGGTATCATAAAACAGGAAATAGTACATATTTTCAGAATGTTTTATTTGTTAGCTCAGGTGAACATTTGGATCTttgattgtgtgtatatatatatatatatatatgtatattacacaAATGGcagcttcccttttctcttagtgataaagaatccacctgccaatgcaggagatgtgggttcaacccctgtgtcaggaagatcccctaaagaaggaaatggcaacccactccagtattcttccctggaaaatttcacggacagaggagcctggcaggctatacagtccatggggtcatgttgcaaaagagtcaaacacgacttagtggctaaacaacagcaatatacacagacatatataacTGTTAATTTTTAGTCTTAATTTTTGAAAACATTCAGAGGACTGCAACCTTTTGACTTGACCTAGtactttgattatttttatgattattgcaAGAattaagtttcttaaaaatatttggttTGATATTTTAAGGCATTTTGGAGGAAATTACTGAAATGATTTCATTGCCTTTTACTATATTTGAGGGATTAGATTTCATTAAAGggatacaactgaaaaaaaaaatccctccttaaatatttactgtttcCAGTGATACTCTGTTGATTCTTTTAGAACCCGTCATCCAagtcaattcttgggttgggataAGCAGTCATGATGACCAATCACATGCTGTTAAGAATAACTTTCAAACCCCTGTACACACTGCAAGATATTCTCGAAATGACCTGCATCTGGAAGACATCCAGACCGATGAGGACAAGTTAAATTGCAGTCTCCTCTCTTCAGAGTCTACTTTTATGCCAGTTGCGTCAGGACTGTCTCCAGTATCACCTACAGTGGAGCTGAGGCTGCAAGGCATTAACTTAagcctagaagatgatgctgctGCAGATGAATCTGTGAAAGGGCCTGAAAACCAGGACTTATCaaacaaggaagaggaaaaggcttTGGGGGCTGCAAATGAGAATTCTGTTCAGATGACAAAAAGTGCAGTTGGTACAGAGATAAATGAGAAAGATGGACTGTTACCTTGTCCTGAGCCAACAGTCACCAGTGCTGGCTTGAAGGATCACACCCACAGTCTTACGTCTTTTCCTGAGTCGGTTGGACGCAATGTCTTCCATACGCAGCCAGACAGTGAAGAAGCCAGGTCTCAAACAGCTTCAGAGAAAGTTCCCTGCAGGCTGTTAACCCAGAAATCTGTTCCTTTGGGACAAGATAAAGTTGCCCTCCAGAAACTGAATGAAGCAGCCACCAAGCTTCAGGCCTGTTGGCGGGGCTTTTATGCCAGGAACTACAACCCACAAGCTAGAGATGTGCGCTATGAAATCCGTCTTCGCAGGATGCAAGAACACATTGTCTGCCTAACTGGGGAAATAAGGAGGTGGGTGAGAAGTCCGTTTTAAGGCTTTTACTGTGAAGATGCTGTTTTGTTGGTTTGGGGGTGTCAGATTCTTAACTTTCATTCAGAACACTGAATCAAACGCTTGTGGCTGGGACACTTTGCATACCATGTTGCCACTCTAGGTTTATCTCTGACACCGTACTGAAAGCAGCTTGAGAGCAAGGACTGCGATATGTGCCTCCGTATCTAGTGCTGAAATTGGAATATAGATGCAGCATAGcagtaaatgttgaatgaaatGCATGCCTTATGGACATCTATGTACCTAAACACAGAAgataagaaaatgtagaaaagctGAATGAGCATAAAAATGAGAAGATGAGGAAGTCTACATAGAACCCAGTAGATGACATAAGAATTAAGGAAAATAGTAGGGACTTAGAAGGGGTTAAAATTTGGGGGCTATGGTGGAAGTTATGTGTTCATTCTATGACTCACAGTTTTCATGACTGTCACCCAGGGAAATTAGGATTTCATAGATTTATTCTGAGTATCAGTACTGCACCTGGCAGTATTTACTGAGATTATCAagtgggagaggaggaagagtaAGAGAGACTGAGAAGGGACAGCCAGAGTGGGAGGAGAACTGGGAGAGAGTGTGTCCCAGCTCCAGCAGGGCCATGTTtcaagagagaagagaggagctGTAATGGGACCGAGAATTGTATACTCGATTCAGCAACTGGTGGTGACTGTGTCTTGAGGGTCCCCAAAACTATCCCCAGGTTTGATTTGCAAAAAGGACTCTTGACTCAAAAAAGCTATTCCTTATGATCATGTTTATTATGGTTTATTAGAGTGAAAGGATATAGATACAGTCATCAAAGGAGAAGACACACAGGGCAAAGTTCAGGAGAGACCAAGTACAGGCTTCTAGTTGTCTTCTTCCAGTGCACTTTTACAGGTGGGGCTCAATTCTTGAAGCAACAATGAGTGAAAACACATGAAGTATTGCCAACCAGGGAGCTTGCTCAAGCCTTGGCATCTGGGGTTTTTATTGGCAGACAGTCACCTAGGTCAGTCCATATGACTGACCTTAACTACTCAGACCTCAGCTCCCACCCAAGGTCAAACCGATAACATTGTAGCCCAGGGCCTCAGGTGAACCAAACTGGTATTCACCATAAAGCACATTGTTAGCATAAAGCAAGGTCTCAGAGGTACAAAGGTGCTCTAATCGGGCAGGATATTCCAAAGGCTTAGATGTTATCTCTCAGAAGCTGGTCAAGGCCAGTCCTGTCTTTCGGATGTTCCAGTTTGAACATTTCAGTCCTGCTAAATTAACCCTTTCCTGCCCAGTGAGCTTCCTAAGAGTAGCTTCAGGGGGTAGTGGGATGAAGTCAGTTTGGAAAGGACAGAATAGTGAAAGAGAGGTGAAGAGTGAGCACAACCAGCTTTGGACGAGTGTTGCtgtgaggaggagaagggagcaggtggttgccagaggagaaTCTGGAATTAAGaagcttcttttttaaagatgggaGATATAGAGGAGGTTTATGTGTTGGTGGAAATGATTCAATAAGGAAGGAAAAACTGATGGTGCAGAGCAATGAAAGAAGTGCAGGGCGGAAGTTCTTGAGAAGGTGAGAGAAGAGGTTCGGTGCACAAGCAGAGGGAGTGAGGTAGGAGcaggggcaggtaaggtggtaggTATTGATGGTAGGGGATGCGGAAGTCCTGTCTGATGGGTGCTTCTCTTTTTCCAGTAATATACAAGATGTGGTCAGCACTTGGAAATGAGGGGGTGAGGTGTGAGATGAGAGGCTGAAGGAGAGAGGTGTGAAGTATGGAGTATTTATCTTAAAAGTGAACTTACAAAGGGAATGGAGAATTCTTGGAAAGTATGAGGAAAAACTTAAAAGTGCGAAACAACAAGTCAAACTGTGATTTTTATCAGCAACTCTCAGCTGTTGTATTCTGATTTTGGACCCGGTTCAGCCAGGAGTGGGTTTTTCCCAGGTGAATATGgtaggggagagagggaaggaagatcaAGGGAGCTGAAGACATTTTGAAGGGAGATGATTATAGTGATAGATCTTGGAATTTAAATGAGGTAAAAGGAAAGACAGGAGAAAGACATCATTTGTATGGTGGTCATAGATGAGGATTGGATGTCCAGGTTGTTGCAGATTGGGGCAAGAACAAGTGAACTGAGAGGTTTGTGTTGGTGCTTGAAATCGTTGTTTTAAATGGTATAGTCAAAATACTTGAGTCTGGAGTGgggactgacatgacttagcaactacactgCCACCACTACCAGAGTGGGACTGAAGATGATTGTTAGAGCATCCATGTGAGTGTCAAGGGCTCCAGAAATGACCAGGGGAACAGGACAGAGAAGAATACTAGTGCTGAGGCTTCAGTGAATGGGGGCCAATAGTGGGAGctcagaatttgaaaaagagttgGAGGAAGTTTAGCAAGATGgctggagttcttgcaggaggaAAGTTAAGAATCATTTGTAAACAGCAGTGGGAAGCAGTGTTCTGACCCTGAtgtataagtgaaaaaaatagcTGCTACTTGAGAGGGCTACAGTGCCCTTGGACGTGCGTCTGATTTGGTCAAGGAAAAGTTCAGCGAAGAAGCTGAGTGTATATATGGGGGTTTGCTGATTATAATTCAGGAGTCCCACATGGTGCAGTAAGAAGGCTTGAGGGGCTGGAGAAAGTAGGTCAGAGTTTCAGAACAAAATGGGGTGACAGTTTGAGAGATTGGACAGCTAAGGGAATCCTAGGTTTGTGATAAGTTTTAAGTATGGAGGGGAGACAGTGAGCCCACAGTGAAACTTTAATGAATGAGGGCAAGTTATGCACAGGGAAGTCTGTTGATGATAGCAAGGAGCATGTCAGGACCTGGAGCAAACAGGGATGTGAAATTTGATGGGATTAATCCTGCTGGTCTCTTTAAAGAGAAGACCAGTTCTCTTCTTCTCTTTGAAGCTATGATCCTGATCCTTTCTGCTGCTCTTGCTCCTTCTGTGTGTTTGGCTGCAAAATTGAGGCCAGATAAAAAAGagccatttaatattttatttttcagtactgGCAATACTTTGTAGAATCAGTATAATCTGAATTGCAGTCACATCTAATTTGGCTTCTATGTTGAGTCATAGTTTAAAACTAAAGTTTCACTTAGATATTCTAAAAATGGAAAGCACTTATTAGATTATTAATCTCTTTCCaatgtatatgtttatttgtCATAATAAGAAGTACAATTCAAAGCACCCTTTCTTGTGTCAGTAATGGACTTTGAATTattgtagattaaaaaaagaaagagatgaagagCGGATTCAAAAATTTGTTCAAGAAGAGGCTGTCAGATTCCTTTGGAACCAGGTAAGCCCGTTCCTGCTGACTTACCTACTgtgtaaatgaagaaaaattctaGATTTACTGAGATAATCATAGAATAGTTACAGGTAAGGTAGCACCCTTCCTCAAGGTTAAGGATGTGGTTTGTGTTCACTGCCACTAACTCTGAACTAGGACAGTgaattttgttacattttattctgaacaaaaatattttcataattttgacCAGAAAGATAAAGAACTATAGCACTGACCGAAGAAGGATATTGGACAAACTGTCCAATAGATATAAAAGGACCAATTTAAGTTTCAAGTAgctgttttgttttatcttttaagaCTATTTGAATGAAAGATGACTGAAACTGTGTGTGATGGCTACAATATGTGTGTCCTAAAAAGTCCACATGACTTCCAGGTAGAGAGTTTGAATCCTGAAATAGCATGCTATGGGGACAGTTCAGACATCAGTTTTACTACTATTGTATCCCCACAAATAGTTCTCGGTGATTATTCCTTGgaagtatttttagaaaagaattggTTATAATAGGATTTTATCTATactgttatttttgaaaatacatagTAAAAGGTCtggaaagataaatatcaaaACTACTATCAAGGATTATCTTGAAGGATGGTCTAAGGAAACTAAAAAAATCTCTATATTGCTTTCCTGTTGCAGATGTTACAGTCAAATTCTGAGGTTCtaagtatactttaaaaatgtaaaggtccaggaatcccctggcagtccagtggttagaactgcACCCTTCCCCTGCAGGCCGcgtgtgtttgatccctagtcagggaactaagatcccacaagctgtgtggcgcggccaaaagaaagaaaaagaagtaaaggtcATACTATCAAGAACTCCAGGAATTTTTAGGTATTTTAGAGTTGTGTATACTTCATTGTTaggttttttcccctctctttttaaaataattaatttttggttgcgctgggtcttcactgctgcaagaGGGCTTTCTGTGGTTACAGGAaatgggggctgctcttcactgtggtgctcaggcttctcgttgAGGCagcttctcttgcagagcacaggctctaggcacaccagtttcagtagttgtggcacatggcctCTGCGGtgtgtagaatcttcccagaccaaggattgaacctgtgttgcCTGCATGGGCCgggggattcttatccactgtaccaccaggggaaATCCTACattgttagtttttaaaaactcttatctGAAATGGGTATCTAGCATGAGACTTCCATTTTAGAGAATCTACTCATATTAATAGGTTCTATTGTGTCTTGTTAAATAGACTTCAGTGTATTGAGAACCTTATTGACCCCTTAGTGAGCTGTATGTGCGTTATTGTGCTTCTGATTATCTTTATAGTAGAAGCAAATGAATTGCTTTGACCCATCCCTGCTTTCCTGCTTTCCAACAACGTGAACCACTTTTGCCAACCAGGTCTAAGCTGGGGGGCTGTGGAAAGGATCAGGGGAGTCAGGACATTTCTAACTCCAGTTTTGCCATCCGCCATTTACTGACTTCCTGagtgtaggggaaaaaaaacctcaaaggACAGTTGTAAAATGGGCATGATTTATATTTTGTAGTGAAACTATATCCTTTGGTTTGCAGGTAAGGTCTCTACAAGCTTGGCAACAGACTGTGGACCAGCATCTAAGTTCCTGCCATATTGATGTTCCCCCTATATCAAGTACTCTGGTGCCATCTAAACCTCCATTATTCACCCAAAGTCAGCAGCCATCTTCTGATCAAAATTCTGATTGGTTCATTGCTCCTGATGAAGCTCCTCAAGAGAAATCCTTACCAGAATTTCCAGACTCTGGTTTTCATTCCTCCTTAACCGAACAAGTTCACAGTTTACAGGATTCTTTGGATTTTGAAAAAAGTTCCACAGAAGGTAGTGAAAGTTCCACAATGGGGAATTCCATTGACACTGTCAAgtatggcaaagagtcagacgtaggGGATGTTAGTGAAGAACATGGTGAATGGGGTAAGGAAGGCTCAAACAATGAGCAGGATAATAGTCTGCTTGAACAGTATCTAACTTCAGTTCAGCAGCTAGATGATGCTGATGAGAGGAGACACTTTGATGAAGGGATGGGAGATAGTAAGCTTCACCTACCTCGTTCCCCTGAAAGGTTAGACGTCTTATCTGATAGCGCTTCTATAGATGTTGCTCAAGGtgtatctcctgctttgcaatATGAAGTCAGCCAGACACCAGAGAATTGTGAATTAAATGCAGAAGTACAAGGGCAGCAGTCAGAACGTGATTCTACATTTCAGGTATTGCATGTTGGTATTATTGTTTAGCGTGTCTGGTTGCTTGAAAAGCAGAAGTCTAtttaatttaagaatattttcagttGGCTTTTTTTGGGGAGAAGAAGAATATTTCTCCCaattttgttactattttttttcccccataatctAGGTACTGAGCTaaatcttcctttttgttttgttagttttttattCAGCTATAATGTATCAAACAATATTTATATTGAAAGCCACATGCACTTTATTAACAACTAAATTGCATCAACAGTATTCCTATGTTTTGATGTATTCATTTCCTTTCAGAAATAAACTAGAATACCTTAAAGGAGATAGGGATTTTACCTTAAAGATACAAATAAGAGAATTTTGATTCTTCTGTATGTGAGAAAGTTAATTATATAGTGAGGAATGCAATTTGCTACAGTAAATATAAATGACAGATAGGAGGATTGTGAACTATTGAAATTTGCCAGCTTCTTTGGAGTAAGAACGTGTGTTTTTAAGCCTTTTTCCTCCCTATGAATCCACAAAAGACTTCTTGTAAGCATAAGAAGAAAAGGTAAGATGATAGGATTTTTCAGTGGGGATAATTAAATTGTTTCATGGAAAACTTGAATGTTATGTATCAATTTCAACATATGAAGCAAAGTTTTCTGTCCAGAATTAAAGTGAAGCTTGTTTAAAGGGCAACACAAGAATATTTCTGTTAGGTATAGACTCCATTCACTTGAGATAATaacccagcaaacatttattatcttttcatttagtGATTTTTCACCCCATAGAtaagtattccctggtggctcagttggtaaagaatccatctgcaacgtgggagaccaaggttctatccctgggttgggatgatcccctggagaagggcatggcaacccactccagtattcttgcatggagaatccccatggacagaggaacctggcaggccacagtccatgaggtcacagagtcagacacgagtgagtgactaagcccatgcacagaTAAGCATTTATGTGCCAATATATTGCCAGAAATTAATGTACACTTTCTTTGTTCCTGCTTtatatttgcttatatatttccgCAGAGGCCCATGGTCATTTACTTCACTCTTGACCTCATAGAAAAGAACATCTAAAATAATACCAGAGGTAGAATAGGAATGACATTTTTTATAAGGACTATTTTCCATCTAAATCTGAAAAAGTGCCACATTTGGAAGACAACTTAATGgtggtaaagaaaaaataaacctcatttatttctttactcaTTAAAAAGAGTATATATCTGTAACTCCAGGAAGAAATGATAATATTGTATTCGAATGTTAATAAATGCATTCGCAAACCAAGGATAATTTTTGGAAGCTTGAGATTCTAATCTTTGAGAATGTTCTAATATCATTGAACACACATATCTGACTTCCCCCCAGTCTGTGTGTAATGATTTAAAACTATGGCAATAATTAAGTCTTCTCTAAATTTAGGTGCTAAATATGTATTCATTAGTCACTAGGTCCCCTTCTTTGAAGTTACATAAAATAAAAGCTGATCCTTCCAAGAATAAAGTCAGGGATCACATGTTATACTATGTTGAGAGTTAGAAACATTTCTTCACTGTGGGTAAGATGTacttttcttggtttttaaatatatagcacTCAGGTTGAGAAGACTTGGGTTTCATTCTCAGAAATCCAGAATCTCTTGCAAAGGAAAGATTTTCTGTCTCTTATAAACAAACGGCAGTCTTACATTCAGAAGATTTTCCCTAGTGAAGCATGTGTAACATTGATGtgtgttaaataaaaatagaatttttaactttttgaataaTGCTGAATATCTTTCCTGAATGATTTTGAATTTCTTAAATCTaccctatttttctattttatagttaAGTGCCTCATTTGCTGCCCGTAGTTCGACAAAGGAAAACCAACTTGCACTGCACTAGTACCAAAGTGCTGCTTCATGGTGCATTAATTACTTGTTAATTTCTCATAAAAGCTCCTGAAATGTTGTGGTTCAGTATTACCTAGTAGGTTTCTTCCGATGTCTGctccctgttctttttttttgagaaagggCAAAACACAACTGAATTCATTTGAGTATTAGCATTTACAAgcaacatttcctttttttacctTTGCCTTGATTTTCTATCCCATAAATGGTATTCAGCatacttttaatttgaaattgGCAGAATATGATAATGACTAATATCCTACTCTTCATTCTATTTAACTTTACTAGTGTTTTGAAGTGCAAGAATATTAAGTAGCCCCCAACCTTGACTGTACAGATTATCTTGAATGTAAATAGgatgaaaataatgtatattagaATGCAGGAAAACTGTGGcatagataatatattttaataggtTTACagtgtaatttaaaattatttaaccaAAATATTTGGTTTTAACTCTGTGGGCTCTTCATTGGTCTGGCTGACGAGGGAATGGGCCTCGTATGGTTTGGGAAGTTGAGCTTTACcacagtatttgtgtttttctaataGATGTTTAGTTCAGCTGTGGTATTTTAATTCAACTCTCTTGATTTATGGCCAATTCAGCATATCAATTAGATATTTCTTCAGAAGCACAGAATCATACCATGTGAGAATTTTAAGGACCTTAGAGATTGTCTATTCTAAtctctttgttttaaagataaaactaAAGCACAGAGAACTTAGATGACTTTTCTGAGGTTATAGCtagtttattggagaaggcaatgacaccccagtactcttgcctggaaactcccatggacagagaagcctggtaggctgccgtctgtggggtcgcacagagtcggacacgactgaagcgacttagcagcagcagctagtttataggaaaagaaactgtggaaacttaAAAGTTACTTTATTCCAGAATTTTATTATAcacattctattattctttacttTTAGTAAGTCAGTAGAAAGTCtgtacttatttttcattttctttgaaagcGGAAAACTACTTCTAAAAGAGCTAGAGCTCTGCCACTCAAGGCAGAGTTGCTTGTAGAAAACAACTGATTTGTTCAGAACCCTGAGTGAATTTTCTCCAAGAAATGTGATTTGATTAAAATGGGTTTTAAAGAGtaatacagtagaaactaacatttaGAAAGAATAATTACATCTTGGAGTCTATTTCATTGATGACAAGAAGTATAACAGATTGCTGagatatataaaattttctaGTGAAAAGCTAGTTTGATTATATTTCATCTTCAAGTTCCTCAGAACAACAGATGTTAAAGTTTAACTCTCCTGATAATGCAGAAAGCTTCAATCATGACAGTTGATACATAAATACCGTAGTTTGGTTTTATAAATTCAATTACAAAAGGCCTTATAATATGCAtgtttttaggaaaatatttaaccACACAGTTGTTAGTATATATGGAGAATACTTTATTCTTCAATATAAGGGTGCCATTCTTGAGAGTGGATTTGTCCTTTGTTttggattattttaaatatataaacaccaTAATAGTGTATTTTCCTGTTAATCCTTAAGATAGGTCTAGCTCTACTTTTAATAAGTATTTTCAGAAACAACATGGACTTAAGATGTACTGTCTCCCTTTAGTTAGATAGTTTTTTTGGCACCAATTCTTAGACTTGGATTtataacaataatataaaatataaaaaaattttttctctgaaGAATTAAGAcataataaaaagggaaaatataaaaatgagtctGGTCAGTTTCCCACTtgcaagtgaaaagtaaaagacttgtttatttattttgccacatatttattgtaatattttaacttttaaatatatgacctccttatttatgaaataaaacaaaaatggtcTGTAAAGGACATTCTAAGCATT
The DNA window shown above is from Bos indicus isolate NIAB-ARS_2022 breed Sahiwal x Tharparkar chromosome 1, NIAB-ARS_B.indTharparkar_mat_pri_1.0, whole genome shotgun sequence and carries:
- the CEP97 gene encoding centrosomal protein of 97 kDa encodes the protein MAAACAAAALPPGEGSVVNWSGQGLQKLSPNLPCEADIHTLILDKNQIIKLENLEKCKRLVQLSVANNRLVRMMGVAKLTQLRVLNLPHNSIGYVEGLKELVHLEWLNLAGNNLKAMEQINTCTSLQHLDLSDNNIPQIGDLSKLVSLKTLLLHGNIITSLRMAPAYLPRCLAILSLAENEIRDLNEVSFLASLTELEQLSIMNNPCVMATPSIPGFDYRPYIVSWCLSLRVLDGYMISQKESLKAEWLYSQGKGRAYRPGQHIQLVQYLATVCPLTSTLGLQTAEDAKLEKILSKQRFHQRQLMNQSHNEESSPVESRASLVPEHSSPIQDGQVVPESEPVIQVNSWVGISSHDDQSHAVKNNFQTPVHTARYSRNDLHLEDIQTDEDKLNCSLLSSESTFMPVASGLSPVSPTVELRLQGINLSLEDDAAADESVKGPENQDLSNKEEEKALGAANENSVQMTKSAVGTEINEKDGLLPCPEPTVTSAGLKDHTHSLTSFPESVGRNVFHTQPDSEEARSQTASEKVPCRLLTQKSVPLGQDKVALQKLNEAATKLQACWRGFYARNYNPQARDVRYEIRLRRMQEHIVCLTGEIRRLKKERDEERIQKFVQEEAVRFLWNQVRSLQAWQQTVDQHLSSCHIDVPPISSTLVPSKPPLFTQSQQPSSDQNSDWFIAPDEAPQEKSLPEFPDSGFHSSLTEQVHSLQDSLDFEKSSTEGSESSTMGNSIDTVKYGKESDVGDVSEEHGEWGKEGSNNEQDNSLLEQYLTSVQQLDDADERRHFDEGMGDSKLHLPRSPERLDVLSDSASIDVAQGVSPALQYEVSQTPENCELNAEVQGQQSERDSTFQVLHVGIIV